Proteins encoded by one window of Alkalihalobacillus sp. TS-13:
- the dnaX gene encoding DNA polymerase III subunit gamma/tau: protein MAYQALYRLYRPQQFQDMVGQEHITKTLQNALVQQKLSHAYLFSGPRGTGKTSAAKIIAKAVNCEKAPVAEPCNECDACIGITKGSVSDVIEIDAASNNGVDEIRDIRDKVKYAPSAVQYKVYIIDEVHMLTIGAFNALLKTLEEPPEHVIFILATTEPHKIPLTIISRCQRFDFRRITSHSIVSRMKTVIDSQGVQVEDEALHLVARAAEGGMRDALSILDQAVSYSEDTVTNDDVLAVTGTVSQSLLSEMTRAFQENNVIDALKHIDHLMENGKDPIRFINDLIFYYRDMLLYQAAPNLEEVLDRAQVDREFANLAQNIPGEWIYRVIDVLNKAQQEMKWTNHPRIHLELAIVKLCQEEEQQVSQSVSNDVGPLVNRIEQLEIELRTLKEQGIVSSSSANQAEPEVPKRTFQSRTPKSKASTGRIKEMLKGASKKDLQVFRGKWGDIMERIKSRMVNAHAWMINATPVACSNDSFLLAFQHELHSQMAVKDNIRECVESVVFETMGRQMTMMTILEEDWESVKQSYIQSQRKSEPDESEGSDPQANQEPQPQKEDPIVDEAIKLVGSEFVEIED, encoded by the coding sequence TCGGCCAGGAACATATTACGAAGACCTTGCAAAATGCATTAGTACAACAAAAGCTATCCCATGCCTATTTATTCAGTGGTCCACGGGGGACTGGTAAGACGAGTGCTGCCAAAATCATTGCGAAAGCAGTGAATTGTGAGAAGGCTCCAGTTGCTGAACCGTGTAATGAATGTGACGCATGTATCGGAATCACTAAGGGCTCCGTTTCTGATGTCATTGAAATTGATGCAGCCTCGAACAATGGGGTTGACGAAATTCGTGATATCAGGGACAAAGTGAAATATGCGCCAAGTGCGGTCCAATACAAGGTTTATATCATTGATGAAGTACATATGCTTACGATCGGCGCCTTCAATGCCCTATTAAAGACGCTTGAGGAACCACCGGAGCATGTCATCTTCATACTGGCAACCACCGAGCCCCACAAGATTCCTCTGACGATCATTTCAAGGTGTCAACGGTTTGATTTCAGAAGGATCACTAGTCATTCGATCGTCTCAAGAATGAAAACGGTCATTGATTCGCAAGGTGTACAAGTAGAGGATGAAGCTCTCCATCTGGTAGCTCGAGCTGCCGAGGGCGGAATGAGGGATGCTCTGAGCATTCTGGATCAAGCGGTATCCTATAGTGAAGATACAGTCACCAACGATGATGTTCTAGCTGTAACAGGCACCGTTTCACAATCTCTTTTGTCAGAAATGACGAGAGCATTTCAAGAGAATAATGTCATTGATGCCCTCAAGCATATTGATCATTTGATGGAAAACGGGAAAGATCCAATCCGATTCATTAACGATCTGATCTTTTATTACCGTGATATGTTGCTTTATCAAGCGGCTCCCAATTTAGAAGAAGTGCTTGACCGAGCGCAGGTCGACCGGGAATTTGCCAATCTTGCGCAGAACATTCCAGGTGAGTGGATCTATCGGGTCATCGATGTATTGAACAAAGCACAGCAAGAAATGAAATGGACGAATCACCCGCGGATCCATTTGGAGCTCGCGATCGTGAAGCTTTGTCAAGAAGAGGAGCAGCAGGTATCACAAAGCGTCTCGAACGATGTTGGTCCACTTGTCAATCGGATTGAACAGCTTGAAATAGAATTGCGTACGCTGAAAGAACAAGGAATCGTAAGTTCCTCTTCAGCGAACCAGGCTGAACCCGAAGTTCCGAAACGCACATTCCAATCAAGGACGCCGAAATCGAAAGCGTCTACTGGTCGAATTAAAGAAATGCTAAAAGGCGCTTCCAAAAAGGATCTCCAGGTTTTCAGAGGAAAATGGGGTGACATCATGGAGCGGATCAAATCAAGGATGGTCAACGCCCATGCGTGGATGATCAACGCTACTCCAGTCGCATGTTCAAATGACTCATTTTTGCTTGCCTTCCAGCATGAACTCCACAGCCAAATGGCAGTGAAGGATAATATTCGGGAATGCGTCGAATCCGTTGTATTTGAAACAATGGGTCGCCAAATGACGATGATGACGATCCTCGAGGAAGACTGGGAGAGCGTGAAACAATCGTACATCCAGTCACAAAGGAAATCCGAGCCTGATGAGTCAGAAGGATCTGACCCACAGGCGAATCAAGAACCACAGCCACAGAAAGAAGACCCGATCGTTGATGAAGCCATCAAGCTCGTCGGTTCTGAATTTGTAGAAATAGAAGATTGA
- a CDS encoding YbaB/EbfC family nucleoid-associated protein, which translates to MKGGSKMKGNMNNMMKQMQKMQKQMMKAQEELKDKTVDGTAGGGMVTVTANGHKEILDVVIKEEAVDPDDVEMLQDLILAATNDALKKIDEVVNKDMGQFTKGMNLPGMF; encoded by the coding sequence ATAAAAGGAGGAAGTAAAATGAAGGGCAATATGAATAACATGATGAAGCAAATGCAGAAAATGCAGAAACAAATGATGAAAGCACAAGAAGAATTGAAGGATAAAACAGTTGATGGAACAGCTGGCGGTGGAATGGTAACAGTAACCGCAAATGGACATAAGGAGATCCTTGATGTCGTCATTAAAGAAGAAGCCGTTGATCCGGATGATGTCGAAATGCTACAAGACCTTATCTTAGCGGCGACCAATGACGCATTGAAGAAAATTGATGAAGTTGTAAACAAAGACATGGGTCAATTTACAAAAGGAATGAACCTGCCAGGAATGTTTTAA